The following proteins are co-located in the Apium graveolens cultivar Ventura chromosome 5, ASM990537v1, whole genome shotgun sequence genome:
- the LOC141660998 gene encoding uncharacterized protein LOC141660998 codes for MIYRYGIPRILDTDNGKQFDNAEFRDYCDDNRIELRFTSAAHPQANGKAEVANKIILDGLKKRVECLRNTWVDELLHILWAYRTTYKVITEATSFMLAYGAEAVVPLEITHESIRIEAYEPETNKEGMRLAFDLIDEIRDEANAFNAKHQQRASLYYNRWVKERFFQQGDLVLRKIEASGVGERGKLAPNWEGPYKVRRTLGRGSYKLETLNCDEVPRTWHASNLKVYFI; via the coding sequence ATGATATACCGATATGGAATCCCACGCATCCTTGACACGGataatgggaaacaatttgataatGCAGAGTTCAGAGATTACTGCGACGATAACAGAATAGAACTCCGCTTCACCTCGGCTGCACATCCTCAGGCAAACGGGAAAGCGGAAGTTGCTAACAaaatcatccttgatggacttaagaaaaGGGTTGAATGCTTGAGAAATACTTGGGTGGATGAGTTGCTGCATATACTATGGGCATATCGTACCACCTACAAAGTGATAACTGAAGCTACCTCATTCATGTTGGCTTATGGAGCCGAGGCAGTGGTGCCCCTTGAAATCACTCATGAATCCATTAGGATTGAAGCTTATGAGCCAGAGACCAACaaagaaggcatgaggctcgcTTTTGATCTCATTGACGAGATCAGGGACGAGGCCAACGCCTTCAATGCAAAGCATCAACaaagagcctccctctattacaatagatgggttaaagaaaggttctttcaaCAAGGAGATTTGGTTCTAAGGAAGATTGAGGCATCAGGAGTGGGGGAGAGAGGAAAGCTAGCCCCTAACTGGGAAGGACCTTATAAGGTCAGGAGGACATTGGGACGAGGATCGTACAAGTTAGAGACCCTAAATTGTGATGAAGTGCCCCGCACTTGGCATGCttcaaacctgaaggtttatttTATTTAG